Proteins encoded by one window of Chromobacterium violaceum ATCC 12472:
- the pilV gene encoding type IV pilus modification protein PilV, whose translation MRRGQGRCAAGFTMLEVLIALLVLAMGVLAAIAVILNAERASGSAYLRQMANQYAYDMVDRMRANSAQVSAGNYDVASGTSLSTLQSDCATSACSAATMATYDKYQWLSDLQNNLPSGTGSVYQPANGGSTERVVQVWWTDGNAVSGGSLQSVTVRTIM comes from the coding sequence ATGCGAAGGGGGCAGGGGCGGTGCGCTGCGGGTTTCACCATGCTGGAGGTGCTGATCGCGTTGCTGGTATTGGCGATGGGCGTGCTAGCGGCCATCGCCGTGATACTGAATGCGGAACGGGCCAGCGGCTCAGCTTATCTGCGGCAGATGGCCAACCAGTACGCCTATGACATGGTCGACCGAATGCGGGCCAATTCCGCGCAGGTGAGCGCCGGCAACTACGATGTCGCATCCGGAACCAGTCTCTCCACCCTGCAAAGCGATTGCGCCACATCGGCTTGCAGCGCGGCGACGATGGCCACCTATGACAAGTACCAATGGCTGAGCGATCTGCAGAATAATCTGCCCAGCGGCACCGGCAGCGTTTACCAGCCGGCTAATGGCGGCAGCACCGAGCGCGTGGTGCAGGTATGGTGGACGGATGGCAACGCGGTGAGCGGCGGCAGCCTCCAGTCCGTGACGGTGAGGACCATCATGTGA
- a CDS encoding PilW family protein, with the protein MKTWRAQSGFSLVELMVAITIGLLLLTALVGIMVGGRKDYSTNTGQGMLQNAGATLSSVISQTARSAGFFGCSGATTSNALVAATGLLGNFNTPVVGYDAVLASSTLTLTALNGSNDSTLTDWSPTLDGSLQGLVAKGSDVLVFSGQTNGSVPVWVNAYASAGATALQTLSASNVAANNLLSVSNCGHASILQVSSVGSASGGSVINLRQALDTDFPVGSVAAPLSQTAYFVSQATGAQSALYQAVYDGTASSWQLTPVVPGVDALQVWYGVGGSPGVTTQYLPASQVSNWAQVNSLRIAALLEGPLGSAPATGKTGCANRTSWSVLGSTVVVPCDTRLRHVYTMTVSLRNAGL; encoded by the coding sequence GTGAAAACCTGGCGCGCGCAATCCGGTTTCTCGCTGGTGGAGCTGATGGTGGCCATCACCATCGGCTTGCTGCTGCTGACCGCCTTGGTAGGCATCATGGTGGGCGGCCGCAAGGACTACTCCACCAATACCGGTCAGGGCATGTTGCAGAACGCAGGGGCCACCTTGTCCAGCGTGATTTCCCAGACCGCCCGTTCGGCGGGGTTCTTTGGCTGCTCAGGCGCCACCACGTCGAATGCGCTGGTGGCCGCGACAGGGTTGCTGGGCAACTTCAATACGCCAGTGGTCGGCTACGACGCCGTGCTGGCCTCGTCAACGCTGACGCTGACGGCTCTCAACGGCAGCAACGACAGCACGCTGACCGATTGGTCGCCGACCCTGGACGGCAGCCTGCAGGGGCTGGTGGCGAAGGGCAGCGATGTCTTGGTTTTCAGCGGCCAGACCAATGGCTCGGTGCCGGTCTGGGTGAATGCCTATGCCTCCGCCGGTGCGACCGCGCTGCAAACCCTGTCCGCGTCCAATGTGGCGGCAAACAATCTGCTGTCGGTATCCAATTGCGGTCATGCGTCTATCCTGCAGGTCAGCAGCGTGGGCAGCGCCAGCGGCGGCAGCGTGATCAATCTGCGCCAGGCGCTGGATACCGATTTCCCGGTGGGCTCGGTGGCGGCGCCGCTGTCGCAGACCGCGTACTTCGTCAGCCAGGCGACCGGCGCGCAAAGCGCGCTTTACCAGGCGGTGTATGACGGCACCGCGTCCAGCTGGCAGCTGACGCCGGTGGTGCCGGGAGTGGATGCCCTACAAGTGTGGTATGGCGTGGGCGGCTCGCCGGGGGTGACGACGCAGTATTTGCCGGCTAGCCAGGTCAGCAACTGGGCGCAGGTCAACAGTTTGCGGATAGCGGCCCTGCTGGAAGGGCCTTTGGGATCCGCGCCGGCGACAGGTAAGACTGGTTGTGCCAATCGGACCAGTTGGAGCGTGCTGGGCAGCACGGTGGTCGTGCCGTGCGATACCCGCCTGAGGCATGTGTACACGATGACCGTCTCCTTGAGGAACGCCGGACTATGA
- a CDS encoding pilus assembly PilX family protein — MTIPQRQKGVVLIVALVFMLVIMILGLAGSSQSLGQLHMASNNIQYQNNLELAEGTLRQAYASMLQGNFASQNFTVAGNNGYYQFNASATPVWQQNLYSATFWSDATKTIAGYTGTPAISGIVSSYVVESMPASCRAGTSCGNRGIYGQQAGGNNYRVTARVATSGGASPVVVQAIFTQ, encoded by the coding sequence ATGACGATTCCGCAAAGGCAGAAGGGCGTGGTGCTGATCGTCGCGCTGGTCTTCATGCTGGTGATCATGATCCTCGGCCTCGCCGGCAGCAGCCAGTCGCTGGGCCAGTTGCACATGGCCAGCAACAATATCCAGTACCAGAACAATCTGGAGCTGGCGGAGGGCACGCTGCGGCAGGCCTACGCTTCAATGCTGCAGGGCAATTTCGCCAGCCAGAATTTCACCGTCGCCGGCAACAACGGTTATTACCAGTTCAATGCCAGCGCGACGCCGGTTTGGCAGCAGAATCTGTACAGCGCGACGTTCTGGAGCGATGCCACCAAGACGATAGCCGGCTACACCGGCACGCCGGCGATTTCCGGCATCGTCAGCAGCTACGTGGTGGAGAGCATGCCGGCCTCGTGCCGAGCCGGCACCAGTTGCGGCAACCGCGGCATTTACGGCCAGCAGGCCGGCGGCAACAATTACCGGGTCACCGCCCGGGTGGCGACCAGCGGCGGCGCCAGTCCCGTGGTGGTGCAGGCGATTTTCACGCAGTGA
- a CDS encoding pilus assembly protein: MANRTTLMRIVGSVILLAGLALAALWVRGASTATLAISQVPLTISTPARPQVVIAVTNSESMDGSTITYCNGTGNSGANCSNGFSSTYTGRGGALLTGSGAVGGLTGSASPVNYPVPANFTPPVTGGAAGSMQPYTSTLSGGQLADNSPSRLNVAKAGILSILNTYLATTDFALLSYQMSRTSLNTTWVYYMSPPGGFGFTSSPTATSTTDTVLNPCYGYLSLGTSLSTVKSNCASVASSLGLSGTTVNGSQYMTVAATSDDASINDVLYSSGLNPVFMTYGTVSPSNPYSYYSLNSYKTGSVTVSYSLMAPGGFSGWGTSPTNAGYVPFTPQVLYAQRGWGYGGSQSYSAAATNVAMTNLGSPSASQLTSAYNSFSPFLQPETNSTSTSEIKAAAGQSPIYALLKTAQTSFTSTSSSSGCTPQKYVVLITDGLPTQDKSGYYWPPAGSAAATGYGVTASFNADGSLNIAGTNDQALLDAISQIQTLASAGIKTYVIGLGAGVAPATNPTAAQTLTAMAVAGNTGSYYPAVSPAAFSSALGSILVQIQKGSYDQASVALNSTTLSTNTQAFLASFNPSDTPYSDWTGDLAAYALGTSGGLNVSTSASWSAQTQVDAFASGSGWQNTRLIATWDAVNNKGVPFRWPATGVIGINSTQQSQLQPSDTKGSLRVNYLRGDASQEARNGGAFRNRSHLLGDIVDSGPVYVAKPDGPYIDSSYQTFISNNANRTPMLYVGANDGMVHAFNASTGNEAFAFVPNGVFANLYQLTSTSYNSNHIYFVDGSPQAGDVMFADGSWHSVLAGGLGGGGKTIYALDVTSPSSLTSETALANAALWEFSDSGMGYSFGRPTIARLNGSNAFAVLFGNGYASSGNHAIFYAVNPQTGATLAKIDLCSSVPAACSSSAPQGLSEVVAVNSSGNAGAAVDTVYAGDLQGNLWAINVSSANPANWSVRLLFTATDSSGNHQPITSAPAATLNPNFPKQKGMMVFFGTGQLLAQSDLTNTNTQAFYAIYDNMTITSLTPSNLLQQTETAITTSVSGFPSTTVSSSLYNWQSPNPPLNCVVGRTCPTLYGWYYTLSFAGSGSRMLTNPQLFAGNVVYTTFSPSATPCTAGGSSFLMSSNYATGGPPSQPFLDANGDGLVNSSDVYNQQPLSGVQLGSFFASTPAFVVSNQGGYTASILVGGGNSSSRNNCANGKLSCTSSSPSQQYYSWSGWWQIL; encoded by the coding sequence ATGGCGAACCGGACCACCCTGATGCGCATCGTCGGCAGCGTCATCCTGTTGGCAGGCTTGGCGCTGGCGGCGCTGTGGGTGCGGGGCGCCTCCACCGCGACCCTGGCGATCTCCCAGGTTCCGCTGACCATCTCGACGCCGGCGCGGCCGCAGGTGGTGATCGCGGTGACCAATTCCGAATCGATGGACGGCAGCACCATCACCTATTGCAACGGCACCGGCAATAGCGGCGCCAACTGCAGCAATGGCTTTTCCTCCACCTATACCGGCCGCGGCGGCGCCTTGCTGACCGGCTCCGGAGCGGTCGGCGGGCTGACCGGATCGGCCTCGCCCGTCAACTACCCGGTGCCGGCCAATTTCACGCCGCCGGTGACGGGCGGGGCGGCCGGCAGCATGCAGCCCTACACCTCGACCTTGTCGGGCGGGCAACTGGCCGACAACAGTCCGTCGCGGCTCAACGTGGCCAAGGCCGGAATACTGTCGATACTGAACACCTACCTCGCCACCACCGATTTCGCGCTGCTGTCCTATCAGATGAGCCGCACCTCGTTGAATACCACCTGGGTGTACTACATGTCGCCGCCGGGCGGTTTCGGCTTCACCAGCTCGCCGACCGCCACCAGCACCACCGATACCGTTCTCAACCCCTGCTATGGCTACCTGTCGCTTGGTACGTCGCTGTCGACGGTAAAGAGCAACTGCGCGTCGGTCGCCTCAAGCCTGGGACTCAGCGGAACGACAGTGAACGGTTCCCAGTACATGACGGTGGCGGCCACCAGCGACGACGCCAGCATCAATGATGTGCTGTACAGCTCGGGGCTGAACCCGGTGTTCATGACCTATGGCACGGTCAGCCCCAGCAATCCCTACAGCTACTACTCGCTGAACAGCTACAAGACCGGCTCGGTAACCGTGTCTTACAGCCTGATGGCGCCCGGCGGTTTCTCCGGTTGGGGCACTTCCCCAACCAATGCCGGCTACGTTCCCTTCACGCCGCAGGTGCTGTACGCGCAGCGCGGCTGGGGTTATGGGGGCTCGCAGTCGTACAGCGCTGCCGCCACCAATGTGGCGATGACCAATCTGGGCAGCCCGTCGGCCAGCCAGCTCACCAGCGCCTACAACAGCTTCTCGCCCTTTCTGCAGCCGGAAACCAATTCCACCAGCACGTCGGAGATCAAGGCGGCGGCGGGACAATCGCCGATCTACGCGCTGTTGAAAACCGCGCAGACCTCGTTCACCAGCACGTCGTCCAGCAGCGGCTGCACACCGCAGAAATACGTGGTGCTGATCACCGACGGCCTGCCGACTCAGGACAAGAGCGGATATTACTGGCCGCCGGCGGGCAGCGCCGCGGCCACCGGCTACGGCGTGACAGCCAGTTTCAACGCCGACGGATCGCTGAATATCGCCGGCACCAACGATCAGGCTTTGCTGGACGCCATCAGCCAGATCCAGACCCTGGCCAGCGCCGGCATCAAGACCTATGTGATCGGCTTGGGCGCGGGCGTGGCGCCGGCCACCAATCCGACGGCGGCGCAGACGCTGACGGCGATGGCGGTGGCCGGAAATACCGGCTCCTATTATCCCGCGGTCAGTCCGGCGGCATTCAGCAGCGCGCTGGGCTCCATCCTGGTGCAGATACAAAAGGGCAGCTACGACCAGGCCTCGGTGGCGTTGAACAGCACCACGCTCAGCACCAATACCCAGGCTTTCCTGGCCAGCTTCAACCCCAGCGACACCCCGTACAGCGACTGGACCGGAGATCTGGCCGCCTATGCGCTCGGCACCAGCGGCGGCCTGAATGTCAGCACCTCGGCCAGCTGGAGCGCGCAAACCCAGGTGGACGCCTTCGCCAGCGGCAGCGGTTGGCAGAATACCCGCCTGATCGCCACCTGGGACGCGGTGAACAACAAGGGCGTGCCATTTCGCTGGCCGGCCACCGGGGTCATCGGCATCAACAGCACCCAGCAGTCGCAACTGCAGCCTTCGGACACCAAGGGCAGCCTCCGCGTCAACTACCTGCGCGGCGATGCCTCGCAGGAGGCGCGCAACGGCGGCGCCTTCCGCAACCGCAGCCATCTCTTGGGCGACATCGTGGACAGCGGGCCGGTCTATGTCGCGAAGCCGGACGGGCCTTATATCGATTCCAGCTACCAGACCTTCATCAGCAACAACGCCAACCGCACGCCGATGCTTTACGTCGGCGCCAACGACGGCATGGTGCACGCCTTCAACGCCAGCACAGGCAACGAGGCTTTCGCCTTCGTGCCCAACGGCGTGTTCGCCAACCTGTATCAGCTCACCAGCACCTCGTACAACAGCAACCATATCTATTTCGTCGACGGTTCGCCCCAGGCCGGGGACGTGATGTTCGCCGACGGCTCCTGGCACTCGGTGCTGGCGGGCGGGCTGGGCGGCGGCGGCAAGACCATCTACGCGCTTGACGTCACATCGCCCTCCAGCCTGACGTCGGAAACCGCGCTGGCCAATGCGGCGCTGTGGGAGTTCAGCGATAGCGGCATGGGTTATTCCTTCGGCCGGCCGACCATCGCCCGCCTGAACGGTTCGAACGCCTTCGCGGTGCTATTCGGCAACGGCTACGCCAGCAGCGGCAACCACGCCATCTTCTATGCGGTGAATCCCCAGACCGGGGCCACGCTGGCCAAGATAGACCTGTGCAGCTCGGTGCCGGCGGCCTGCAGCAGCAGCGCGCCGCAAGGCTTGTCCGAAGTGGTGGCGGTCAACAGCAGCGGCAATGCCGGCGCGGCGGTGGACACCGTCTATGCCGGCGATCTGCAGGGCAATCTGTGGGCGATCAACGTGTCCAGCGCCAATCCGGCCAACTGGTCGGTGCGGTTGCTGTTCACCGCCACCGACAGCAGCGGCAACCACCAGCCGATCACCTCCGCGCCGGCGGCGACGCTGAACCCCAACTTCCCCAAGCAGAAAGGCATGATGGTGTTCTTCGGCACCGGCCAGCTGCTGGCCCAGTCCGACCTGACCAACACCAATACCCAGGCCTTTTATGCCATCTACGACAATATGACGATCACCAGCCTGACGCCGTCCAACCTGTTGCAGCAGACGGAGACCGCGATCACCACCTCGGTGTCCGGTTTCCCCAGCACCACGGTCTCCTCCTCGCTGTACAACTGGCAAAGCCCCAATCCGCCGCTCAACTGCGTGGTGGGGAGAACCTGCCCGACGCTGTACGGCTGGTATTACACGCTCAGCTTCGCCGGCAGCGGCAGCCGGATGCTGACCAATCCCCAGTTGTTCGCCGGCAACGTGGTGTATACGACTTTCTCGCCGTCCGCGACGCCTTGCACCGCCGGCGGCTCATCGTTCCTGATGTCGTCCAATTACGCGACCGGCGGACCGCCGTCCCAGCCTTTCCTGGACGCCAATGGCGACGGCCTCGTCAACAGCAGCGACGTCTACAATCAGCAGCCGCTGTCGGGCGTGCAGCTGGGCAGCTTCTTCGCCTCCACCCCCGCCTTCGTGGTGTCCAACCAGGGCGGCTACACCGCCAGCATCCTGGTGGGCGGCGGCAACAGCTCCAGCCGCAACAACTGCGCCAACGGCAAGCTGAGCTGCACCAGCAGCAGCCCGTCGCAGCAATATTATTCGTGGAGCGGATGGTGGCAGATCCTGTAG
- a CDS encoding type IV pilin protein, protein MRGVTLVELMITLAVVAILGTIAYPMYTGYAQRSRRSDAWQALTTAQAQMEQCYSQYFAYNNAACTVTTASPNGYYQVQIASSTTASAYTLTATPVSSGLQAADTSCGSFSVGSTGIRSAQNAQGADTSSTCWPH, encoded by the coding sequence ATGCGCGGCGTTACGCTGGTCGAGTTGATGATCACCCTGGCGGTGGTCGCCATCCTGGGCACCATCGCCTACCCGATGTATACCGGCTACGCGCAGCGTTCGCGGCGCAGCGATGCCTGGCAGGCGCTGACCACCGCGCAGGCGCAGATGGAGCAGTGCTATTCGCAGTATTTCGCCTACAACAACGCCGCCTGCACGGTGACTACGGCCTCGCCCAACGGCTATTACCAGGTGCAGATCGCCTCGTCCACCACCGCCAGCGCCTATACGCTGACGGCGACGCCGGTCAGTTCCGGCTTGCAGGCCGCCGATACCAGCTGCGGCAGCTTCAGCGTCGGCAGCACGGGCATTCGCAGCGCGCAGAACGCGCAGGGCGCGGATACGTCCAGCACCTGCTGGCCGCACTGA
- a CDS encoding GspH/FimT family pseudopilin, whose protein sequence is MGVREDGGFTLVEMMVTIAVAVLLLTVAMPAWQVFVQNERLNSTRDQLISAMNQARSLSISNDDVVTICPYNAGSASSCGTSWSAGWAIFELPQGGASSVRVQAQPLTLGSSPTINAATSGGASLSSISFNPRPPYVAVGQTGDFRLCDSRGASYALSFNLQTTGYIQQPAKAGVTLAGAALTCP, encoded by the coding sequence ATGGGCGTGCGCGAGGATGGGGGCTTCACCCTGGTGGAAATGATGGTGACCATCGCGGTGGCGGTGCTGTTGCTGACCGTGGCGATGCCGGCCTGGCAGGTGTTCGTCCAAAATGAAAGGCTGAACAGCACGCGCGACCAGCTGATCAGCGCGATGAACCAGGCGCGGTCCTTGTCGATCAGCAACGACGACGTGGTGACCATCTGTCCTTATAACGCCGGCTCGGCGTCTAGTTGCGGCACCAGCTGGAGTGCCGGCTGGGCGATTTTCGAACTGCCGCAAGGCGGCGCCAGTTCGGTGCGGGTACAAGCTCAGCCGCTGACCCTCGGCTCTTCGCCCACCATCAACGCGGCCACCTCCGGCGGGGCATCCCTGTCCAGCATCAGCTTCAATCCCCGTCCGCCCTATGTCGCGGTGGGCCAGACCGGCGACTTTCGCCTCTGCGACAGCCGCGGCGCCAGCTACGCCTTGTCGTTCAATCTGCAGACCACCGGCTATATCCAGCAGCCGGCCAAGGCCGGCGTCACGCTGGCGGGCGCCGCGCTCACCTGCCCCTGA
- the rfaE2 gene encoding D-glycero-beta-D-manno-heptose 1-phosphate adenylyltransferase produces the protein MIYPSPSFEDKICPPERLAERLAALPRPLVFTNGCFDILHRGHVTYLAQARALGASLVLGLNTDASVKRQGKGDDRPINSELNRAAVLAALESVSLVTWFDADTPAELIEQIKPDVLVKGGDWTVDKIVGSRETLARGGQVHSIPFLFDTSTTKTLNQIRAAEGKA, from the coding sequence ATGATTTACCCGTCGCCGTCGTTCGAAGACAAGATCTGTCCGCCGGAGCGGCTGGCCGAGCGCCTGGCCGCCTTGCCGCGGCCGCTGGTGTTCACCAACGGCTGCTTCGACATCCTGCACCGCGGCCACGTCACCTATCTCGCCCAGGCGCGCGCGCTGGGCGCCAGCCTGGTGCTGGGGCTGAACACCGACGCCTCCGTGAAGCGGCAAGGCAAGGGGGACGACCGGCCGATCAACAGCGAGCTGAACCGCGCCGCGGTGCTGGCCGCGCTGGAGAGCGTCAGCCTGGTCACCTGGTTCGACGCCGACACGCCGGCGGAGCTGATCGAGCAGATCAAGCCCGACGTGCTGGTCAAGGGCGGCGACTGGACCGTGGACAAGATCGTGGGCAGCCGCGAAACGCTGGCCCGGGGCGGCCAGGTGCATTCCATTCCCTTCCTGTTCGACACCTCCACCACCAAGACGCTGAACCAGATCCGCGCCGCCGAGGGCAAGGCGTGA
- a CDS encoding biotin--[acetyl-CoA-carboxylase] ligase — protein MSEHAFAVLRHLSDGRFHSGEDIAQALGCSRTLVWQAVRTIESELGLTVFSVRGQGYKLAQPFGWLDVAAIRAGLSPAAAEAFTLAVAERTDSTNSQLMARAGNGGLHGLVLACELQTAGRGRLGRRWQARLGSGLTFSLLWRFERGLAELAGLSLAIGVALGRALRTLGAPVELKWPNDVLLEGRKLAGILIEVSGDALGPAAAVVGIGLNVADPGAVDQPVAALEQAGVAPDRNRVLSAMLNELERVLSDFDRDGFAPLRDEWWRLCAHRDAPVRLSFSHGEPVDGVACGVAENGALLAQTAQGTRSFHIGEVSLRERQ, from the coding sequence GTGAGCGAGCATGCGTTCGCGGTGCTGCGTCACTTGTCCGACGGCCGCTTTCATTCCGGCGAGGACATCGCCCAGGCGCTGGGCTGTTCGCGCACGCTGGTGTGGCAAGCGGTGCGGACGATAGAGTCCGAGCTCGGCCTGACCGTGTTCAGCGTGCGAGGGCAGGGCTACAAGCTGGCGCAGCCTTTTGGCTGGCTGGACGTCGCCGCGATCCGCGCCGGCCTGTCGCCGGCCGCGGCCGAAGCCTTCACGCTGGCGGTGGCCGAGCGCACCGACTCCACCAACAGCCAGCTGATGGCGCGCGCCGGCAATGGCGGGCTGCATGGCCTGGTGCTGGCCTGCGAGCTGCAGACCGCGGGCCGCGGCCGCCTGGGGCGGCGTTGGCAGGCTCGGCTGGGCTCGGGCCTGACGTTCTCGCTGCTGTGGCGTTTCGAACGCGGATTGGCCGAGCTGGCCGGCCTGTCGCTGGCCATCGGCGTCGCGCTGGGCCGCGCGCTGAGGACGCTGGGCGCGCCGGTCGAGCTCAAGTGGCCGAACGATGTGTTGCTGGAAGGTCGCAAGCTGGCCGGCATCCTGATCGAGGTGTCCGGCGACGCGCTGGGACCGGCGGCCGCGGTGGTCGGCATCGGCCTGAACGTCGCCGATCCTGGGGCGGTGGACCAGCCGGTGGCGGCGCTGGAGCAGGCCGGCGTCGCGCCGGACCGCAACCGGGTGCTGTCCGCCATGCTCAATGAGCTGGAGCGGGTGCTGTCCGATTTCGACCGGGACGGCTTCGCGCCGCTGCGCGACGAGTGGTGGCGCTTGTGCGCGCATCGCGACGCGCCGGTGCGCCTGAGCTTCTCTCATGGCGAGCCGGTGGACGGCGTCGCCTGCGGCGTGGCCGAAAACGGCGCGCTGCTGGCGCAAACGGCGCAGGGGACGCGGTCTTTCCATATCGGCGAGGTCAGTCTCAGGGAGCGCCAATGA
- a CDS encoding type III pantothenate kinase, whose product MKLLIDAGNSRVKWALYQGEDCVRQGAAEHGELAGLAAVWRDLPLTGAWMSSVARREVADALAAAVPCPLHRVHAERRFGDVRNHYRNTAEQGADRWLAVLAARELCRGDVIVACAGTALTVEALTAEGDYLGGLILPGHGLMLQSLAQGTANLNRPAGEVVDFPQGTQDALASGAIAALAGAIAEQRRRLAERTGRAPATVILTGGDAARIAPWLAAPMQIVDNLVLMGLLKVANT is encoded by the coding sequence ATGAAATTGCTGATAGACGCCGGCAACAGCCGGGTGAAATGGGCGCTGTACCAGGGCGAGGATTGCGTGCGGCAGGGCGCGGCCGAGCATGGCGAGCTGGCCGGCCTGGCCGCGGTCTGGCGCGATCTGCCGCTGACGGGCGCCTGGATGTCGTCGGTGGCGCGCCGCGAAGTGGCCGACGCGCTGGCGGCCGCCGTGCCTTGCCCCTTGCACCGGGTGCACGCCGAGCGCCGATTCGGCGACGTGCGCAACCATTACCGCAACACGGCCGAGCAGGGCGCGGACCGCTGGCTGGCGGTGCTGGCCGCGCGTGAGTTGTGCCGCGGCGACGTCATCGTCGCCTGCGCCGGCACCGCTTTGACGGTGGAGGCGCTGACCGCCGAGGGCGATTATCTGGGCGGCCTGATCCTGCCTGGCCATGGGCTGATGCTGCAAAGCCTGGCCCAGGGCACGGCCAATCTGAACCGGCCGGCCGGCGAGGTCGTCGATTTTCCGCAGGGCACGCAGGACGCGCTGGCCAGCGGCGCGATAGCGGCGCTGGCCGGGGCCATCGCCGAACAGCGGCGGCGCCTGGCGGAACGCACCGGACGCGCGCCGGCCACGGTGATTCTCACCGGAGGCGACGCCGCCCGCATCGCGCCCTGGCTCGCGGCGCCGATGCAGATCGTGGATAATCTGGTGCTGATGGGATTACTCAAGGTGGCGAACACGTGA
- a CDS encoding SPOR domain-containing protein, with amino-acid sequence MKWLVALVVVLNLVVAMYGSLKQRPPLDVHAQEVSPGQVKLLPANWKPDASASKEQASAPAASAPAAQALHESKTAASAAKAEAKPAGKPEASKPAAKALDKPAAKPQEKPAQDKKPEALACYRWSGLNDGLLSRVKGGVPQLKLKSGQLQEESKEENKGSGRFWVYYPPLATQSETKTLSAELKDKGFDNYIVSNDEFKGNLSLGLFGKEDAAKTLVARLKAAGYDKAVVKSKDQPAKMTTLTFKDLDAAQAEHLKALQKRLTPGIALKGC; translated from the coding sequence ATGAAGTGGCTAGTGGCGCTGGTGGTGGTGCTGAATCTGGTGGTGGCGATGTACGGTTCTCTGAAGCAGAGGCCGCCGCTGGACGTGCACGCCCAGGAAGTCAGTCCCGGGCAGGTGAAGCTGCTGCCGGCCAACTGGAAGCCGGACGCCTCCGCATCCAAGGAACAGGCCAGCGCGCCCGCGGCGTCGGCGCCGGCCGCCCAGGCGCTGCACGAGAGCAAGACTGCCGCCAGCGCGGCCAAGGCCGAGGCCAAACCGGCGGGCAAGCCGGAGGCGTCCAAGCCCGCCGCCAAGGCGCTGGATAAGCCGGCCGCGAAGCCGCAGGAAAAGCCGGCCCAGGACAAGAAGCCCGAGGCGCTCGCCTGCTACCGCTGGTCCGGCCTCAACGACGGCTTGCTGTCGCGGGTGAAGGGCGGCGTGCCGCAGCTGAAGCTGAAGTCGGGCCAGCTGCAGGAGGAGAGCAAGGAAGAGAACAAGGGGTCAGGCCGTTTCTGGGTGTACTATCCGCCGCTGGCCACCCAGTCCGAAACCAAGACCCTGTCGGCCGAATTGAAGGACAAGGGTTTCGACAACTACATCGTCAGCAACGACGAGTTCAAGGGCAATCTGTCTTTGGGCCTGTTCGGCAAGGAAGACGCCGCCAAGACGCTGGTGGCGCGCCTGAAGGCCGCCGGCTACGACAAGGCGGTGGTCAAGTCCAAGGACCAGCCGGCCAAGATGACCACGCTGACTTTCAAGGACCTGGACGCGGCGCAGGCCGAGCATCTGAAGGCGCTGCAGAAGCGCCTGACGCCCGGCATCGCGCTGAAGGGCTGCTGA
- a CDS encoding YoaK family protein, whose protein sequence is MARHFHITRLLDRGRFNDRVLRQLGWAMAFIAGAINAGGFLAVHRYTSHVSGIVSGMADAWATGEIRLALSLLVMLCCFVGGAMHSTWLILWARRQRLRGGYGVSMMEEALLLLVFGLLGAGLSLHKGLFTPPTVMLLCFIMGMHNTIVTKLSGGLLRSTHMTGIATDLGIELAKMSYYNRQANPRVAAVRSNRKKFRVYALILLAFFLGGVVGALGFKHLGFGFTLPLALFLFLLGLRPAWYDVKLRWRWWRGRWSSRRARVVAQSG, encoded by the coding sequence ATGGCCAGACACTTCCACATCACCCGGCTGCTGGACCGCGGCCGCTTCAACGACAGGGTATTGCGCCAGCTCGGCTGGGCGATGGCCTTCATCGCTGGCGCGATCAACGCCGGCGGCTTCCTGGCGGTGCACCGCTACACCTCGCACGTGTCCGGCATCGTGTCCGGCATGGCCGACGCCTGGGCCACCGGCGAGATCCGCCTGGCGCTGTCGCTGCTGGTGATGCTGTGCTGCTTCGTCGGCGGCGCGATGCACAGCACCTGGCTGATCCTGTGGGCGCGGCGGCAGCGGCTGCGCGGCGGCTACGGCGTGTCGATGATGGAGGAGGCGCTGCTGCTCTTGGTGTTCGGCCTGCTGGGCGCCGGCCTGTCGTTGCACAAGGGCCTGTTCACGCCGCCGACGGTGATGTTGCTGTGCTTCATCATGGGCATGCACAACACCATCGTCACCAAGCTGTCCGGCGGGCTGTTGCGCAGCACGCACATGACCGGCATCGCCACCGACCTCGGCATCGAGCTGGCCAAGATGAGCTACTACAACCGCCAGGCCAATCCGCGGGTGGCGGCGGTGCGCTCCAACCGCAAGAAATTCCGCGTTTACGCGCTGATCCTGCTGGCCTTCTTCCTGGGCGGCGTGGTCGGCGCGCTGGGCTTCAAGCACCTGGGCTTCGGCTTCACGCTGCCCTTGGCGCTGTTCCTGTTCCTGCTGGGCCTCAGGCCCGCCTGGTACGACGTCAAGCTGCGCTGGCGCTGGTGGCGCGGCCGCTGGTCGTCGCGGCGCGCGCGCGTCGTCGCGCAGAGCGGTTGA